The DNA sequence CTCCGGTCCCCAATGATGCCGCTGGTCGATGCAGGCGCGCAGCAACCGGTCGATCCGGTCGATCCAGTGGCGGGCAAGGCCGGGTGGGTCGGTCGGGTCGCGGCGGATGCGGTCGCTATAGCCCAGCATGGTGGTCAGCGATCGCAGCACCGCCACCGGATCGCGATGGGTGATGACCAGCGTGGCGTCGGGGAAGGCTGCCTTCAGAGGGCCGAGATTCTCCATATGCTGCGGCGATTTCAGTATCCAGCGATTGGGTCCGCGATACCATGTCAGCACTTGCAGCACCTTCTTTTCGTAAAGATAGCTCTGCGTGCGGTCGTGCGCGAAATAATGGTCGATCCAGCGGGGGATGCGCGTCTGAAATTCCCAACTATAGCAGTTGAGGTCCATATAGAGCAGTTCATTATCCTCATGGATCGAACTGGCCTCCATGCCGTGCATCGCCGCCATGTGGGGCAGCATGGATTCGAAATTGGCCCAGAATTCGGCGGAGCGCTGCTCCCGCGGGTCGGGCTGGCCGGGTGGCAGGGGTGGGGCGGAGGGAACCGGCTCCTCGGACTCCCAGAGGGTGAGCGAGCGTAGGCGCTTGTCGTGGGCCAGCCAGTTGACCAGGTGGGTAGTACCCGATCGTGGCAGGCCCGCGATGATCAACGGGCTTTCGATGGGGATGTCGAGGATTTCGGGATGCCGCTTCACCAGATCCTCGATCCGCAGGCGGTTCGCCATCACCCGGATCGCATGGTCAATGATGGTAATGCGCCCGCCGCGGGTCAGCCCTTCATCCTCGGCCAGCGCCTCTAGTACGATCGCCAACCTGTCACGAAAGCCTGTATCTTCGCCGAAATCAGTAAGGCCGCCAGTCATGTCGGTGGCGCGGGCGAGGATGGCGTCCACGTCCATGGTTTCGTCGAAATGATCCGGCCCTTGCCGCGCCGCGATGATGGCGGGGGTCAAGCGGGGCTGAGCTAGGTCGTCAATGATGATGTCTTGTGGCGCGTTCATGCCGCCTCCTTTTCGAATGTCAGCATGACCTTGGCGGAGCGGTCGGCATCGGCCGCGACCGACAGCGCCTCGTGAAAATCGCCAAAGTCGAAATGATGGCTGATGAGCGAGTTGAGGTCTTGCTGCCCGTTCGCGATCATGGTCAGCGCCTCGCCAAATTCGGCGGCGCGATCGACGGCGATCGATCCGCTCATATGGATTTCATTCGCCATCATCCGCCACAGGTCGATGGGACAGTGCTTTTTATGGAGGGCGACGATGGCGATGCGGGCGCGATATGGGGCGATGCCGATAGCCTCTGTCAGGGCGGCGGGCGCACCGGCCGCGTCGATAAAGACATCCGTGCCGACATAAAGGGAGCCGAAGCGTTCGCCATGCCCATGGGCGCGGCTGAGCGCGTCGGTCATGCTTTCCCGGTCGACATTGCAGGCCAGCGTGGCGCCCAAGGCGCGGGCGCGCTCCAGCCGGCTTTCGACCCGGTCGAATATCGCTATATCGCGCACGCCCAGATGGCGCAGCATGGCGACGGTGCAAAGGCCGATCGGCCCGGCGCCGAGGATGGCAACCTTGTCCTGCGGCTGAACCTGCATGATCTTCAGTGCGTGGAGGCCGACCGACAGCGGTTCCGCGAGCGCGGCGGCGTCAAAACTGACATGATCGGGCAGCGGGAATAGGGTTTCGCCGACTACCGCGCCGCTGACCCGGATGAAGGGCGCCATGGCCCCATCCGGCCCGCCGCCACCGATAAAGCCATGGTCGGGGTTGACCGCGACCCGCGTGCCGATGTCGATCCCGCTCACATCGGGGCCGATGGCGGCGACCGTCCCGGCAAATTCATGGCCGATCGGCAGGGGCGCGTTCAGCGGTTCAACGCCACCAAGGCCGCCTTGCGCGATATAGCTGAGATCACTGCCGCAAATACCGCAGGCACCGACACGGACCAGTATCTCGCCGGGACCGGGACGGGGCAGGTCCACCTGATCCAACCGGACATCGCCGGGGCCATGTACGCGGGCGAGGCGCATCGTGCCGTTCATCTCTCCACTCCTTTATCGTTGCGTTGAAGATGGCAGTGTGAACTACGCATTGCCAGTGGCAATTCTGTCGAACATGTGAGATTATCGTTCTGTTGTGACTCATAATTTGCCTATCGACCTGCGTGCGTCCTGTGCTGCCGATCCCAAGCCCTGGACGGTGCTGGCGGCGGCAGCCGGCTCGGCGGCTCACATAGAATTGCGCCGGTATGAACTGCCCACACCCAACGAGATGTGGGAACTGGACGATGCGCCCATTCTCTCCATCGTCATGCCGCGTGCGGAAGGGACGCGGGGCGAGATCATGTTCGACATGGGCAAGCGACAGCGACACCGGGTTGGCCGCCTGATGTTGCGGCCGGCGGGGATCGCGATGCATTCGCGTGGTGACGGCGGAATATTGGACATATTGACCTGCCGTTTCGATCCGTTGCGTTTTGCAGCGGCGACCGGGCTGGCGGAATGGGATTCGGGGCAGCTCGGCCGCTGTGCGGCGATCACGTCGACGGCGATTTTGACGCTCGCGGAACGGCTGAGGCAGGAGGTGCTGGCGCCCGGTTTTGGCGCTGCCGTGGTGATCGATGCGCTGATCGATCTGTTGATGGTCGATCTGGGCCGCATCTTTCAGGGAGCGCCGGAACGCTATGAAGGACAAGGCGGTCTTGCGCCCTGGCAATTGGGGCGGATCGATGAGCGGCTGCGATCAAGCGACGGCGAATGGCCGACGACTGAGGAACTGGCGGGGCTGTGCGGCATCAGCCGATCCCATCTGTCGCGCTCCTTCGCGGCGACCACCGGAACGGCGCTTTCGGATCATGCCGCCCTCATCCGGCTGGAGCGGGCGCAGGATATGATCCGGGCGGGGGTCATGCCCATGAACCGGATTGCACAGGCGCTGGGCTTTGCAACGGCCAGTGCCTTCAGCGCCGCTTTTCGCCGGTCTACGGGGCTGACGCCCCGGCAATATCGGCAGGCCTTTCACTGAGGGGCACTGGCAAATACGTGATTTCAATGTGGTTTATGGATTTGAAATTCGCGACGGCCCCGTCGGGTTATGTAGCGAATTTCAAATCCACCACATTACATTAGAGTATATATCGTTCGCGATAGGTGGCGAATTCGCGCTTGATCGCCTCCTCATCAAGGCCGAAGCGTTCGGGCGAATAGTCATGCATCGGCCGTTGTTCGCGCTTGTTGCCGGCGAGGAATTCTGTCAGCACGGCTTCCAGTCGCTCATCGACCGTAATGCCGACGCGGGAGAGGACGCGTTCGGCCTGCGCCATCGGGTTTTTGCCCACCTCGCGATAGTCGATATCGATGAAGCGATGTTCGCCGATCCGTTCACGTGCGCCTTCAAACAGGCGCATCCATTCGACCAGCCTTGGGAACCAGAATTCGCCTACCTCCCTGTCGGTCAGCGTGGCGCTGAGCTTATAAAGCGCGGCTTGCATCGACACGTAGGAAGGGACGGTCTGTAACGGATCGCGGTGCGTCATGATGAGCAGCGCGTCGGGGAAGGCTTTTGCCGCGACCTCCGTATAGGGCAGATTGGACGGGCTTTTGAGAATCCATTTGGCGCCGCGGCGCGACGGGTCCTGCCATTGGAGATATTGGAGGATGGTCTTGAGATCCTCATGCCCCCTGGACTGGTCATAACCGTTCAGCCAGCGGGTGAAACTGGGCACGAAATTCATGCCTTCGATCATCGTGCTAACGAACATCTGACCCAGCACCAATATTTCCTCATCGGGCGCGTCCGGTTCGAGCGGGTGGATCGACGCCAGTTCGGGGGCCAGTTGCAGCCAGCCGTCGATCATCGCCTGCGCATAGGCGCGACGCTCGACCGGGTTGCCCGGTTGCTCGCCAGGAAAGGGCGCGATATTCTGAGCTTCATACCAGCGCAGGCCGGTCATGCCGGGCGCGCTGGCGAGCAGGCGTTGAAAAATCGTGCTGCCGGTTCGGGGCAGGCCCAGGATGATGCCCGCGACCTCCACCTTTTCATCCCGTATTTCGGGGTGGCGCCTGATGTCCTCCACCATGCGCAAGCGGCTGACCAGCCCCTTGACGATGACCTCCGTGGTGGAGGCGCGGCCGTCGGGTGTCAGGCGGCCTTCCCGGTTGGAGGCCGCGATGAACTGGTCCATCGGCTCCAGGAACCAGAGGTCGCCGAAATCGGAGAGTTGCGCCCGGTCGCACGCCAATGCCAGCAGGCTGTCGCGATCAAGGGGCAGGGAAAGGCTCATATCTGATGGAGATGTCATGATATGCGCTTTATCGGCTGGACATCAAAGAGATGGAACGGCTCAAGGCCCGACTTCTTTTCAATGTCCGTTGCTGGCGGTCGGGCATTTCACTCTCCTGCGTTTGCTGTTCCGGCCATCGGTTTGCCCCTGCATGGGCGT is a window from the Sphingobium sp. CAP-1 genome containing:
- a CDS encoding sulfotransferase family protein, with translation MNAPQDIIIDDLAQPRLTPAIIAARQGPDHFDETMDVDAILARATDMTGGLTDFGEDTGFRDRLAIVLEALAEDEGLTRGGRITIIDHAIRVMANRLRIEDLVKRHPEILDIPIESPLIIAGLPRSGTTHLVNWLAHDKRLRSLTLWESEEPVPSAPPLPPGQPDPREQRSAEFWANFESMLPHMAAMHGMEASSIHEDNELLYMDLNCYSWEFQTRIPRWIDHYFAHDRTQSYLYEKKVLQVLTWYRGPNRWILKSPQHMENLGPLKAAFPDATLVITHRDPVAVLRSLTTMLGYSDRIRRDPTDPPGLARHWIDRIDRLLRACIDQRHHWGPEQSVDILFHDYMADQEGMMRRVYELAGLPLTAEAETALLGYLNDNPRHAQGRVRYDLEGVFGVDVAALRERFAYYYNRFPVRQEN
- a CDS encoding helix-turn-helix transcriptional regulator, producing MPIDLRASCAADPKPWTVLAAAAGSAAHIELRRYELPTPNEMWELDDAPILSIVMPRAEGTRGEIMFDMGKRQRHRVGRLMLRPAGIAMHSRGDGGILDILTCRFDPLRFAAATGLAEWDSGQLGRCAAITSTAILTLAERLRQEVLAPGFGAAVVIDALIDLLMVDLGRIFQGAPERYEGQGGLAPWQLGRIDERLRSSDGEWPTTEELAGLCGISRSHLSRSFAATTGTALSDHAALIRLERAQDMIRAGVMPMNRIAQALGFATASAFSAAFRRSTGLTPRQYRQAFH
- a CDS encoding sulfotransferase family protein, whose translation is MTSPSDMSLSLPLDRDSLLALACDRAQLSDFGDLWFLEPMDQFIAASNREGRLTPDGRASTTEVIVKGLVSRLRMVEDIRRHPEIRDEKVEVAGIILGLPRTGSTIFQRLLASAPGMTGLRWYEAQNIAPFPGEQPGNPVERRAYAQAMIDGWLQLAPELASIHPLEPDAPDEEILVLGQMFVSTMIEGMNFVPSFTRWLNGYDQSRGHEDLKTILQYLQWQDPSRRGAKWILKSPSNLPYTEVAAKAFPDALLIMTHRDPLQTVPSYVSMQAALYKLSATLTDREVGEFWFPRLVEWMRLFEGARERIGEHRFIDIDYREVGKNPMAQAERVLSRVGITVDERLEAVLTEFLAGNKREQRPMHDYSPERFGLDEEAIKREFATYRERYIL
- a CDS encoding zinc-dependent alcohol dehydrogenase, which gives rise to MNGTMRLARVHGPGDVRLDQVDLPRPGPGEILVRVGACGICGSDLSYIAQGGLGGVEPLNAPLPIGHEFAGTVAAIGPDVSGIDIGTRVAVNPDHGFIGGGGPDGAMAPFIRVSGAVVGETLFPLPDHVSFDAAALAEPLSVGLHALKIMQVQPQDKVAILGAGPIGLCTVAMLRHLGVRDIAIFDRVESRLERARALGATLACNVDRESMTDALSRAHGHGERFGSLYVGTDVFIDAAGAPAALTEAIGIAPYRARIAIVALHKKHCPIDLWRMMANEIHMSGSIAVDRAAEFGEALTMIANGQQDLNSLISHHFDFGDFHEALSVAADADRSAKVMLTFEKEAA